In Candidatus Chlorohelix allophototropha, the following are encoded in one genomic region:
- a CDS encoding Gfo/Idh/MocA family protein → MTSSSESLRVCVLGAGDMGVRHLRGWQNSGCEVVAVVDGIPERLQEAGEKYGVKGLYSDYENAIRETKPAVVSVCLPTSFHTHAAIFALEHGAHVLCEKPVALTVEEAELMKATAQRKGLVLAIGFMLRYSPAIDRLKHWISEGYIGRPIMVTSENIMEVRPKLVMHAKNINGGPVIDFWCHHFDLWSYLFESEPESLGGYGAIFGADKLAGENLGELAIDTAAVNIKYRSGDIAQFSTSWGLPIVFKTHHLDRDCFIGPKGYIIGDIRGTLTLITEDGKTDTVSNTGLDWWGHEVNVLADILRGSEQPYIGIDEGIAALKVSLAALEAIEKSQTIRL, encoded by the coding sequence ATGACAAGCTCAAGCGAATCTTTGAGAGTGTGTGTACTAGGTGCTGGCGATATGGGTGTCCGGCATCTAAGGGGCTGGCAAAACTCAGGTTGCGAAGTGGTAGCGGTTGTGGATGGAATCCCTGAGCGTTTGCAGGAGGCGGGCGAAAAATATGGAGTTAAAGGGCTTTATAGTGATTATGAGAACGCTATCCGTGAAACCAAGCCTGCGGTGGTTTCGGTGTGCTTGCCGACTTCCTTTCACACCCATGCCGCCATCTTTGCGCTGGAACATGGGGCGCACGTACTTTGCGAAAAACCCGTTGCGCTTACTGTTGAAGAAGCAGAATTGATGAAAGCCACCGCCCAAAGAAAAGGGTTGGTATTGGCAATCGGCTTTATGCTGCGCTATTCCCCCGCTATTGACCGTCTCAAACACTGGATTAGTGAAGGCTACATCGGCAGACCCATAATGGTTACTTCCGAAAACATCATGGAAGTTCGACCAAAATTGGTGATGCACGCTAAAAATATCAACGGGGGTCCTGTTATTGATTTCTGGTGCCACCACTTCGATTTATGGAGCTATTTATTTGAAAGTGAGCCGGAAAGTCTGGGTGGATACGGCGCTATCTTCGGGGCAGACAAACTTGCTGGCGAGAATCTGGGTGAATTGGCAATAGACACAGCAGCGGTAAATATCAAATATCGCTCCGGTGATATAGCGCAATTTTCTACCAGTTGGGGCTTGCCTATAGTTTTCAAAACTCATCATCTGGATCGAGATTGTTTTATCGGACCAAAAGGCTACATCATCGGAGATATTCGTGGAACGCTTACGCTGATTACCGAAGATGGGAAAACCGATACCGTTTCAAACACGGGGTTGGACTGGTGGGGACATGAAGTAAACGTTCTTGCCGATATTTTACGAGGTAGTGAACAGCCCTATATCGGAATTGATGAGGGTATCGCTGCTTTGAAGGTTTCGTTGGCAGCCTTGGAAGCAATTGAAAAAAGTCAGACCATCCGGTTATAA
- a CDS encoding sirohydrochlorin chelatase: MEDNFKIAVLIVGHGSKQAGANSAMYNVAESLKAGGGYIIVECAFLEINEPSIPVGLDICREAGAGRIVVIPYFLLPGRHVLKDIPLLIADWSKANPSIQIIIGDYLGFSPALVEIVKQNVKGAAFRFE, encoded by the coding sequence ATGGAAGATAATTTTAAGATTGCAGTTTTAATTGTTGGACATGGTAGCAAGCAGGCAGGCGCGAATAGCGCCATGTATAATGTGGCTGAATCATTAAAAGCTGGCGGCGGATATATTATTGTGGAATGTGCCTTTCTGGAGATAAACGAACCAAGCATTCCGGTAGGATTGGATATTTGTCGAGAGGCTGGCGCTGGTAGAATAGTAGTTATCCCCTATTTTCTGCTCCCCGGCAGGCACGTTCTTAAAGATATTCCGTTGCTCATAGCAGATTGGAGTAAGGCGAATCCTTCTATACAGATTATTATCGGCGACTATCTTGGTTTTAGCCCCGCTCTGGTGGAAATAGTAAAACAAAATGTCAAGGGTGCCGCGTTTCGTTTTGAGTAA
- a CDS encoding sugar phosphate isomerase/epimerase family protein, with protein sequence MKIGFINACLSELTFEEQLKWAHANGFGYIEIHTAPRTLKVNLKKIAADKGEAHRFKELLAEYELTVSSFLLGGHHLHPDKERRIASQQHLKDMILAAEALDVPYVTTFIGRDHRLTVKDNYELVKQNWLELMRFAEAHGRKIAIENCPMLEEWPGGYNIAFSPENWEEIFNLIPSDSLGLNFDPSHLAWLGIDYIAALKNFASKVFLTQAKDTEVMQDKLNQKGILGEGWWRYRLPGLGQVDWGKFINTLYELGYDGPVTIEHEDPVWEGSLDKIQRGLAFSHKYLSQFLV encoded by the coding sequence GTGAAAATCGGGTTTATCAACGCCTGTTTATCCGAGCTAACTTTCGAGGAGCAACTCAAATGGGCACATGCCAACGGCTTTGGCTATATTGAAATCCATACTGCCCCACGCACCCTGAAAGTTAACTTAAAGAAGATTGCTGCCGATAAGGGCGAGGCGCACCGTTTTAAAGAACTTTTAGCAGAATATGAGCTGACCGTTTCTAGCTTTCTGCTAGGCGGGCATCATTTACACCCTGATAAAGAGCGGCGTATCGCCAGTCAACAACATCTCAAGGATATGATTCTGGCGGCTGAAGCGCTTGATGTACCCTATGTGACTACCTTCATTGGGCGCGACCATCGCCTGACGGTAAAAGATAATTATGAACTGGTTAAGCAAAACTGGCTCGAACTGATGCGCTTTGCCGAGGCGCACGGTCGCAAAATTGCAATTGAAAACTGCCCGATGCTGGAAGAATGGCCCGGCGGTTACAATATTGCCTTTTCGCCTGAAAACTGGGAGGAGATATTTAACCTAATTCCCTCCGATTCGCTTGGACTGAACTTCGACCCCTCTCATCTGGCATGGCTAGGAATAGATTATATTGCCGCTCTTAAAAATTTCGCCTCAAAAGTGTTTCTTACTCAGGCGAAAGATACCGAGGTTATGCAGGATAAGCTCAATCAGAAAGGTATTCTAGGTGAAGGGTGGTGGCGCTACCGCTTACCCGGTTTAGGACAAGTGGATTGGGGAAAATTCATTAATACCCTGTATGAACTTGGTTACGATGGTCCGGTCACAATTGAACATGAAGACCCGGTTTGGGAAGGCTCTTTGGATAAGATACAGCGTGGTTTGGCGTTTAGCCATAAATATCTGAGCCAGTTTCTGGTTTAA
- a CDS encoding nitrite/sulfite reductase: protein MSFQETPAPSLNKMERIKKEKNPFEVWADIERYAETGFESIQPDDFDRFKWYGLYTQRPQVDGYFMLRVKIPNGDLTSQQLKVIAALSEKYGRGLADITDRQNVQYHWLRIEAISPIDKALAEVGLSLKGSCGDTVRNIIGSPLADCEQGELIDSWAIVQEVNAALCGKDEFSDLPRKFKISISGSADHWVQHEINDIGLVGIKHPVTGEVGFDVWVGGGLGAQPHLGKRIKAFIRPEQVVEVCYQIATIFRDFGYRRNRKHARLKYLVADWGAEKFRQVLEERLGYALIDNPDYEAVTDKYRDYVGVTPQKQPGLFAVGLATLRGRVNAAQLQRVAELAEQYADGHIRTTSLQNLVILNVPEANVAALREEVRNIDLPSEEKNYFRRGAMACTGIQFCKEAVAETKDITAEIVSYLQEQFPDWNEPLSINTSGCPNSCTRYQIADIGLLGSKVRQDGSDKGEKEEVYQIYLGGQLGAGMRLGHHLKRRVPVAELKTYLEGLLRRYLETRLEDENFSGFIHRHNLEELESW from the coding sequence ATGTCGTTTCAAGAAACGCCCGCCCCTTCGTTAAATAAAATGGAACGAATTAAAAAGGAGAAAAATCCTTTTGAGGTATGGGCTGATATAGAGCGTTACGCCGAAACCGGCTTTGAATCCATTCAGCCCGATGATTTTGATCGGTTCAAATGGTACGGTCTTTATACACAACGCCCTCAAGTAGATGGTTATTTTATGTTGCGGGTTAAAATCCCGAACGGAGACCTTACGAGCCAACAACTAAAAGTTATTGCTGCTTTATCCGAGAAGTATGGTCGCGGGCTTGCCGATATTACTGATCGACAGAATGTGCAGTATCACTGGTTACGCATTGAAGCAATTTCCCCCATTGATAAAGCTCTGGCTGAAGTGGGACTCTCTCTCAAAGGTTCATGCGGTGATACGGTTCGTAATATTATTGGCTCCCCTTTGGCAGATTGTGAACAAGGCGAACTAATCGATTCGTGGGCAATCGTACAGGAAGTGAACGCCGCTCTGTGTGGCAAAGATGAATTCAGTGACTTACCGCGAAAGTTTAAAATTTCCATTAGCGGAAGTGCCGACCACTGGGTGCAGCATGAGATAAACGACATAGGATTAGTCGGTATTAAGCATCCGGTTACGGGAGAAGTTGGCTTCGATGTATGGGTTGGCGGCGGACTTGGGGCGCAACCACATTTGGGGAAGCGCATAAAAGCTTTTATACGCCCGGAACAGGTGGTGGAGGTTTGCTATCAAATTGCCACTATATTTCGAGACTTCGGGTATAGACGCAACCGCAAGCATGCTCGCCTGAAATATCTGGTGGCGGATTGGGGCGCAGAAAAATTCCGGCAGGTTTTGGAAGAGCGATTGGGTTATGCCCTCATTGACAATCCCGATTATGAAGCTGTTACCGATAAATATCGCGATTATGTGGGGGTTACACCTCAGAAACAGCCCGGCTTGTTTGCAGTTGGGTTGGCGACTTTGCGCGGTCGCGTGAATGCAGCGCAGTTGCAGAGGGTAGCCGAGTTAGCCGAACAATATGCGGATGGACATATCAGAACTACCAGTTTGCAAAATCTGGTAATACTGAATGTGCCGGAAGCGAATGTTGCAGCACTCAGAGAGGAAGTTCGGAATATTGACCTTCCCAGCGAAGAGAAAAACTATTTTAGACGAGGCGCGATGGCTTGCACTGGCATTCAATTTTGTAAGGAAGCAGTTGCCGAAACCAAAGACATCACCGCTGAAATAGTTAGCTACTTGCAAGAGCAATTTCCGGATTGGAATGAACCGCTAAGTATCAACACCAGCGGTTGCCCCAATTCATGCACTCGCTACCAGATAGCCGATATTGGGTTACTCGGTTCAAAAGTACGGCAAGACGGCAGCGATAAAGGCGAGAAAGAGGAAGTTTACCAGATATATCTGGGTGGGCAATTGGGCGCAGGGATGCGGCTAGGGCATCACCTGAAAAGGCGTGTGCCGGTAGCAGAGCTAAAAACTTATCTTGAAGGGCTGTTGCGCCGTTACCTTGAAACCCGTCTGGAAGACGAAAATTTCAGTGGATTCATTCATCGCCACAACCTAGAGGAGTTAGAAAGCTGGTAG
- a CDS encoding NAD-dependent succinate-semialdehyde dehydrogenase, with amino-acid sequence MTQAAQLERLYINGKWQNTGKTFAIYNPATGELLAEVADGGKEEAQAAIEAAEAAFGSWRKVKAEERAELLEKAAALMRERVDQLARVLTLENGKPLAESRGEVTIAARFLKWNAEEARRVYGRIVPSDPHRRVLVIKQPVGVVAAITPWNFPSSMITRKLGPALAAGCTVVLRPAEQTPLSAIEIFKIFDEVGFPKGVVNLVTGLRAAEVAKVWMDSPLVRKITFTGSTEVGKLLISQSAKTVKRVSMELGGHAPFIVFEDADLDKAAEGVVLSKFRNAGQTCICTNRLYVQRNIAEKFEQKVVELTLRLRIGNGLEQGVQVGPLIDSRSLSKVEEQIADALLKGGVLLAGGKRAVGEEFSHGTFYEPTVISNASREMQITHEETFGPVLPIYRFDTEEEATAAANDVEYGLAAYVFTRDMGRIFRVAEGLDYGIVGVNDPMPVSPEIPFGGFKESGLSSENGLEGIQAYLETKAVSIGI; translated from the coding sequence ATGACACAGGCGGCACAACTGGAACGTCTATATATCAACGGCAAGTGGCAGAATACCGGCAAAACATTTGCCATCTATAATCCTGCCACCGGAGAGTTATTAGCTGAAGTAGCGGACGGTGGCAAAGAAGAAGCTCAGGCTGCTATCGAAGCAGCAGAGGCAGCGTTTGGAAGTTGGCGTAAGGTTAAAGCCGAAGAACGCGCCGAATTGCTGGAAAAAGCGGCTGCCTTGATGAGAGAGCGGGTAGATCAGTTAGCGCGTGTGTTGACGCTAGAAAATGGCAAACCACTGGCAGAGTCTAGAGGAGAGGTCACGATAGCAGCACGCTTTCTAAAGTGGAACGCGGAAGAAGCACGGAGAGTGTATGGTCGCATCGTTCCAAGCGATCCACACAGGCGTGTGTTGGTAATCAAGCAACCTGTCGGGGTAGTAGCTGCGATAACTCCTTGGAACTTCCCCTCCAGCATGATTACCCGCAAACTTGGTCCGGCATTGGCGGCAGGTTGTACTGTTGTATTGCGCCCCGCCGAACAAACCCCTTTAAGCGCCATTGAGATATTCAAAATATTTGATGAGGTGGGCTTTCCTAAAGGGGTGGTTAACCTTGTGACAGGCTTGCGTGCCGCTGAAGTAGCTAAGGTTTGGATGGATAGTCCTCTGGTACGCAAGATTACTTTTACAGGCTCAACCGAAGTGGGCAAACTTTTAATCAGCCAGTCCGCCAAAACTGTTAAGCGGGTTTCAATGGAATTGGGCGGGCATGCCCCATTTATAGTATTTGAAGATGCTGACCTAGATAAAGCTGCCGAAGGGGTGGTACTGTCCAAGTTCCGCAACGCCGGACAGACCTGCATTTGCACCAACCGTTTATATGTCCAGCGCAACATAGCCGAGAAATTCGAACAAAAAGTGGTGGAACTCACCCTCCGTTTGCGAATCGGTAACGGGCTTGAACAAGGCGTTCAGGTTGGACCGTTGATTGATTCGAGGTCACTTTCAAAAGTCGAAGAACAGATAGCTGACGCGCTTTTAAAAGGTGGTGTGCTTCTGGCAGGCGGCAAACGCGCCGTTGGTGAAGAATTTTCGCATGGCACTTTCTATGAGCCGACTGTAATCAGCAACGCTTCTCGCGAAATGCAAATTACCCATGAAGAAACATTTGGTCCGGTTTTGCCGATATATCGCTTCGATACCGAAGAGGAAGCCACCGCGGCTGCCAACGATGTGGAATACGGTCTGGCAGCCTATGTATTCACCCGTGATATGGGGCGAATCTTCCGGGTAGCAGAGGGTTTAGATTACGGCATTGTAGGCGTAAATGATCCGATGCCTGTCTCTCCTGAAATCCCCTTCGGGGGCTTCAAGGAAAGCGGACTTTCCAGCGAAAACGGTCTGGAAGGGATACAGGCTTATCTCGAAACCAAAGCAGTTTCGATTGGAATCTAG
- a CDS encoding carbohydrate ABC transporter permease codes for MQLELKPNRKPFRKYAGITGFYLGVAFIVVAATVPFLWLIITSFKTSDRVFKKPPDLLPSPPTFDSYINVFQGRNFGQNIWNSFVAASLTTLGCLLIGTFAGYVMGRINFPGRRFLLGVVLAVSMFPGIAIIGPLYLLFSDLKLINQIPALVLPYVTFNLPLTVWLLAAFFRDLPGELEEAAEVDGAHPFTAFYRVMLPLAVPGIVTAAILIFINAWNDFLFANTFMNKDSTFTAPVAISQFTGVTESSEPWDQISAGAVIVTIPLVLLVLLFQRRIISGLTSGAVKG; via the coding sequence ATGCAGTTAGAATTGAAACCAAACCGCAAACCATTCCGCAAGTATGCCGGTATTACCGGCTTTTATTTAGGTGTGGCATTTATTGTGGTCGCGGCAACCGTTCCATTTCTGTGGCTGATTATTACCTCTTTCAAAACCTCAGACCGGGTATTTAAGAAGCCACCCGATTTGTTACCGTCTCCTCCAACCTTCGATAGCTATATAAATGTTTTTCAAGGTCGCAATTTTGGACAAAATATCTGGAATAGCTTCGTGGCGGCGTCATTAACAACACTCGGTTGCCTATTAATCGGCACATTCGCGGGCTACGTCATGGGACGGATAAATTTTCCGGGCAGGCGCTTCTTACTTGGTGTGGTGCTGGCGGTTTCGATGTTTCCGGGTATCGCTATAATCGGTCCCTTGTATCTGCTTTTCAGCGATTTGAAACTGATTAACCAGATACCGGCGTTGGTGTTGCCTTATGTTACCTTTAATCTTCCGCTTACGGTCTGGTTGCTGGCGGCATTTTTCCGCGATTTACCCGGTGAGCTTGAAGAAGCGGCAGAGGTGGATGGTGCGCATCCTTTTACCGCTTTCTACCGGGTGATGTTACCTCTCGCAGTGCCGGGAATTGTAACGGCGGCAATCCTGATTTTTATCAACGCTTGGAATGACTTCTTATTTGCCAATACCTTTATGAATAAGGATAGCACTTTTACCGCTCCTGTGGCAATTTCGCAATTTACCGGTGTTACCGAATCGAGCGAACCGTGGGATCAAATCAGCGCGGGGGCGGTTATTGTCACAATTCCTTTGGTACTTTTAGTGCTGCTATTCCAACGGCGAATTATATCCGGTTTGACCAGCGGTGCAGTAAAAGGCTAA
- a CDS encoding L-fucose/L-arabinose isomerase family protein, with product MKIGLAGLGRIQFDIEEASRLYKQIANFLNETFPQAEIVTGAELATTPEQAINIAHQLKSAGVDALVLHLATFTDSSLITALFTELDVPTILWAMPEPSIGDATRLRLNSLCGVNLAAYTLTSSGRKYRYVYGLPGEVEVKTELSRNIGALSLDRTLRSLKLGVIGSRPPGFFPSGYDELKLWKEIGPHIQLYNLNQIFGAAGEIPPDTTEEVRSMLQSCLNGLHELPDQVVCTAANTYQALTELATKEGLGALAVKCWPEFFVEHQAAACGVLAALSENGITAACEADVHGAVTMKALSLLSGAPTFLADLVSMDRQKDSIVLWHCGNAAFSLSANPKERKAGVHSNRKVGVTAMFPLKPGRVTLARLSYSQGKYRLLVLEGEALDSPLLFMGNTAEVRPDVGGKKLLDTIVYGGYEHHMVMAYGHYADSLSAWGELLGIEVVRL from the coding sequence ATGAAAATTGGGCTGGCAGGGCTTGGACGTATCCAATTTGATATTGAAGAAGCAAGCCGACTGTATAAACAGATAGCCAATTTTTTGAATGAAACTTTTCCGCAAGCAGAAATAGTTACAGGCGCGGAGCTTGCCACTACGCCTGAACAAGCCATAAATATAGCCCATCAATTGAAAAGCGCCGGAGTTGACGCGCTGGTATTGCACTTGGCAACTTTCACCGACTCCTCCTTGATTACGGCTTTATTTACCGAACTGGATGTACCCACTATCTTGTGGGCTATGCCAGAACCGAGCATAGGGGATGCTACGCGACTCCGCTTGAACTCATTGTGCGGGGTAAATCTGGCAGCCTATACCCTAACCTCATCAGGGCGCAAATATCGCTATGTGTACGGTCTGCCGGGCGAGGTTGAAGTTAAAACTGAACTATCTCGCAATATTGGGGCGCTTTCCCTTGATCGTACTTTACGGAGCTTAAAGCTTGGAGTAATAGGTAGCCGCCCACCCGGTTTCTTTCCAAGCGGTTATGATGAACTGAAATTGTGGAAAGAAATCGGACCCCACATTCAGCTATACAACCTGAATCAGATATTTGGCGCAGCGGGTGAAATCCCCCCCGATACCACCGAAGAAGTACGGAGTATGTTGCAGAGTTGCCTTAACGGTTTGCATGAGTTACCCGATCAGGTGGTTTGCACCGCTGCCAATACCTATCAAGCATTGACCGAGTTAGCCACTAAAGAGGGGCTAGGGGCGCTGGCGGTTAAGTGCTGGCCCGAATTTTTTGTAGAACATCAGGCGGCGGCATGCGGGGTGCTGGCAGCTTTAAGTGAAAACGGTATAACGGCAGCATGCGAGGCGGATGTGCATGGCGCGGTAACAATGAAAGCCCTGAGCTTGCTCTCAGGTGCGCCAACTTTCTTGGCTGACCTCGTTTCAATGGATCGCCAGAAGGATAGCATTGTTTTGTGGCATTGTGGTAATGCGGCTTTCTCGCTGTCTGCCAACCCCAAAGAACGTAAAGCCGGGGTTCACAGCAATCGCAAGGTAGGCGTAACCGCGATGTTCCCGCTTAAACCAGGCAGAGTTACACTGGCTCGGCTAAGTTATAGTCAGGGAAAATATCGCCTACTGGTGCTGGAAGGAGAAGCGCTGGATTCACCACTTCTATTTATGGGCAATACTGCGGAAGTAAGACCTGATGTAGGCGGGAAAAAGCTGTTAGACACCATCGTTTACGGTGGATACGAACATCATATGGTTATGGCATACGGACATTATGCCGATAGTTTGTCAGCTTGGGGCGAATTACTCGGAATTGAAGTGGTCAGGTTATAA
- a CDS encoding precorrin-2 dehydrogenase/sirohydrochlorin ferrochelatase family protein produces MRTPYPILLTSTFFNNRSVLVVGGGQVAERRIKSLLDSGASIQLIAPEITKDLEQLVNRSSLKWHKQSWQSGTLHKYPDALVVLAATNRTDVNREIAQEAKAAGRLVNLADDPAGSDFILPAVLHSGEITITISTFSESATPVLSAHLREKLAQIIGPEYGRLSALLKELRPYVKATVEPTLRPLLWRQMVGSSALDLLKENKEAEARSLLEAIFLEFTGRTSNGA; encoded by the coding sequence GTGAGAACTCCTTACCCGATACTTCTCACTTCTACTTTTTTTAACAATCGTAGCGTGCTGGTGGTGGGCGGAGGTCAGGTAGCTGAACGTCGGATAAAAAGCCTTTTGGATTCTGGAGCCTCTATCCAACTGATAGCGCCTGAAATTACAAAGGATTTGGAACAACTGGTCAACCGGAGTTCCCTGAAATGGCATAAACAAAGCTGGCAAAGTGGAACTTTACATAAATACCCTGATGCTTTGGTGGTACTGGCTGCCACGAATCGGACGGACGTTAACCGAGAAATAGCGCAGGAAGCAAAAGCAGCAGGGCGACTTGTAAATCTGGCAGATGACCCCGCCGGTTCCGACTTTATTCTCCCGGCAGTTCTCCATTCCGGTGAAATCACCATAACCATATCCACTTTTTCTGAGTCTGCCACTCCGGTTCTAAGTGCGCACCTCAGAGAAAAGCTGGCGCAAATAATTGGTCCTGAATATGGGCGTTTATCCGCTTTGTTAAAGGAATTACGCCCCTATGTGAAAGCGACAGTCGAACCTACGTTGCGCCCGTTGCTGTGGCGACAGATGGTTGGATCCTCCGCGCTCGACTTGCTAAAAGAAAACAAAGAAGCGGAAGCACGCAGCTTATTAGAAGCTATTTTTCTAGAGTTTACCGGAAGGACTTCAAATGGCGCTTGA
- the cobA gene encoding uroporphyrinogen-III C-methyltransferase, producing the protein MALDFYSNFSIKPESTDTGWVYLIGAGPGDPGLITVKGLEILRRADAIVYDYLVNPVLLEEVKPGAQLFYMGKKAGQPSASQSKINHLLVQLAQEGKIVARLKGGDPFVFGRGGEEAEALAAAEIKYEVVPGISSAIAVPAYAGIPITHRTYSSTFTVITGHEEANRPMDDSHINWRALAQIGGTLVFLMGLGRLSDIATRLVEAGLSAQTPAAAIEWGTTERQRNVTGTLQDLPELVKNAEIKSPAVIVIGQVVSLSERLQWFDHALLVAGQLQ; encoded by the coding sequence ATGGCGCTTGATTTTTATTCTAATTTCTCTATCAAGCCTGAATCGACTGATACCGGGTGGGTTTACCTAATCGGGGCAGGTCCTGGAGACCCCGGCTTGATTACAGTGAAAGGACTGGAAATCTTACGGAGGGCTGATGCCATTGTATATGATTATCTGGTTAACCCTGTACTTCTGGAAGAGGTAAAGCCCGGTGCACAATTATTTTATATGGGTAAAAAAGCCGGACAACCTAGCGCCAGCCAGAGCAAGATAAACCACCTTTTGGTCCAACTCGCTCAGGAGGGTAAAATAGTTGCTCGCTTAAAAGGTGGCGACCCGTTTGTATTTGGGCGCGGGGGTGAAGAAGCCGAAGCTTTGGCGGCTGCCGAGATAAAGTATGAGGTTGTACCGGGTATCTCTAGCGCTATTGCTGTACCGGCTTATGCCGGTATCCCGATTACTCACCGCACATATTCCAGCACTTTCACCGTGATAACCGGACATGAGGAAGCAAATCGCCCTATGGACGATAGCCATATTAATTGGCGTGCCCTTGCGCAAATCGGCGGAACGCTGGTTTTTCTCATGGGATTAGGACGGTTGTCCGACATTGCAACGCGGTTGGTAGAGGCGGGACTATCTGCTCAAACTCCGGCAGCAGCAATAGAGTGGGGTACAACCGAACGCCAACGCAACGTTACCGGAACTCTACAAGATTTGCCGGAACTGGTGAAGAACGCTGAAATTAAATCTCCTGCTGTTATCGTGATAGGGCAAGTGGTAAGTCTGAGTGAACGGTTGCAGTGGTTTGACCATGCATTACTGGTGGCTGGACAATTGCAGTAA
- a CDS encoding diphosphate--fructose-6-phosphate 1-phosphotransferase: protein MADYSNIPKDQRKLKSSLNEELPKTSECDIVENLIIGQSGGPSAVINASLAGVILELRERKFAGKVLGMQGGIEQYLAGQPPLDLSQYNDEQLHRLAHTAAAALGSCRVRLVEKDYDRLFSLFEQHQIRYFIYIGGNGSMNTSLRLEQEAKKRGYNLKCIGIPKTIDNDLYGTDHAPGFPSAARWLVIHTIDSGLDLLSMRGFDHVKIIEVMGRHAGWLAAATLLARSEISDPPHIVLVPELPFDEKVFLQKVAEVYEQVGCVLVVASEGLRNKEGKFLAELQAGIAIGRDVNGQALLSIGEGVSGYLTNLVIKELGLKARYDKPGTLQRSAACRSSIDLEEALSLGRASAKYLLEGMSGVMPALKRISNDPYKYAIEPISLSEITGRERVITSEFFKNQELDEAKIKEYLAPLIVPKPEIPFRFH, encoded by the coding sequence ATGGCTGACTATTCTAATATTCCAAAAGATCAGCGCAAGCTCAAATCTTCGCTAAACGAGGAACTACCCAAAACCTCTGAATGCGACATTGTCGAAAACCTTATAATCGGGCAATCAGGCGGGCCAAGCGCTGTCATTAACGCCTCTCTGGCGGGAGTTATCCTTGAGTTGCGAGAGCGCAAGTTCGCTGGTAAGGTTCTCGGTATGCAAGGTGGAATCGAGCAATATTTGGCGGGGCAACCACCGCTTGATTTGTCACAATATAACGATGAGCAGTTACACCGTCTGGCACATACTGCCGCTGCTGCATTAGGCTCATGCCGAGTAAGGTTGGTCGAAAAGGATTATGATCGCCTTTTCAGCCTTTTTGAGCAGCATCAGATTAGATACTTCATCTATATCGGTGGCAACGGCTCAATGAATACCTCACTCCGTCTTGAGCAAGAAGCCAAAAAGCGTGGGTATAATCTAAAGTGTATTGGTATTCCAAAAACCATAGATAATGATTTATACGGTACCGATCACGCTCCCGGTTTCCCTAGCGCCGCCCGTTGGCTTGTTATCCATACTATTGATAGTGGTCTGGATTTGTTGTCTATGCGCGGCTTTGACCATGTAAAAATAATCGAAGTGATGGGAAGGCATGCCGGGTGGTTGGCTGCTGCTACCCTTCTGGCACGCTCAGAAATCAGCGACCCGCCCCATATAGTGCTTGTTCCTGAATTGCCTTTTGATGAGAAAGTGTTTCTTCAGAAAGTAGCCGAAGTTTACGAACAGGTTGGTTGCGTGTTGGTGGTGGCTTCGGAAGGCTTAAGGAATAAAGAGGGGAAATTTCTAGCAGAGCTACAAGCAGGCATTGCGATAGGGCGGGATGTAAACGGGCAGGCTTTATTAAGCATCGGGGAAGGGGTTAGTGGTTATTTGACCAATCTGGTAATCAAGGAATTGGGCTTGAAGGCACGCTACGATAAACCCGGCACTTTGCAACGGAGCGCAGCGTGCCGTTCATCTATCGACCTTGAGGAAGCTCTATCGCTAGGGCGTGCCTCCGCCAAATACCTACTTGAAGGGATGAGCGGAGTTATGCCCGCTTTGAAAAGAATTTCAAATGACCCTTATAAATATGCGATTGAGCCGATAAGCCTGTCTGAAATTACAGGTAGGGAACGAGTAATTACATCTGAATTTTTCAAGAATCAGGAACTTGATGAAGCAAAGATTAAAGAGTATCTGGCGCCGCTAATAGTGCCTAAGCCAGAAATACCGTTTAGATTTCACTAA